In a genomic window of Pseudomonas putida:
- a CDS encoding AMP-binding protein: MSAAFRLPLDVFYEREARHPRQRFMVQPIGGGQVETLTWADVGHQARCAAHWLRSRELPQGSHIALISKNCAHWIIADLAIWMAGHVSVPLYPNLTAESVAQVLEHSEAALAFVGKLDDWPGMSRGVNPDLVTISLPLHPPGEFDFSWDDLQRSSPIQDDPRPGADQLATIIYTSGTTGMPKGVMHSFGNLGFATSRGTQLFGLNESDRLLSYLPLCHVAERMFVELAAIYTGQTVFFAESLDTFLTDLRRARPTALFGVPRIWTKFQMGVYSKIPAKRLDFLLGLPIIGKRVGHKVLAGLGLDALRVALSGAAPVPLTLLRWYQKLGLDVLEVYGMTESCGYSHICLPGQYKEGWIGKPCPEVEVRIDDAGEVQVRSHATMLGYYKEPQKTADTLTEDGFLRTGDKGEQDAEGNLRLTGRLKEIFKTSKGKYVAPAPIENRLAVHSRIEQVCVVGDGLSAPLGLCVLSAVGQQEARAGLHSSLEKLLEEVNNALDKHERLRQLVVVKDSWAVENGFLTPTLKIKRNVIEAAYGSRFEEWSERGEAVLWQD, from the coding sequence ATGTCTGCTGCTTTTCGTTTGCCGCTGGACGTGTTCTACGAGCGTGAAGCCCGCCATCCCCGTCAGCGCTTCATGGTCCAGCCCATCGGTGGCGGCCAGGTCGAGACCCTGACTTGGGCCGATGTCGGTCATCAGGCCCGCTGTGCGGCGCACTGGTTGCGGTCCCGCGAATTGCCCCAAGGCAGTCATATCGCCCTGATTTCAAAAAACTGCGCGCACTGGATCATCGCCGACCTGGCGATCTGGATGGCGGGGCATGTCTCGGTGCCGCTGTATCCGAACCTGACGGCCGAGTCCGTGGCCCAGGTGCTGGAGCATTCGGAAGCGGCGCTGGCCTTTGTCGGCAAACTCGATGACTGGCCCGGCATGTCCCGTGGGGTCAACCCTGACCTTGTGACCATCAGCCTGCCCCTGCATCCGCCGGGTGAATTCGATTTCAGCTGGGACGATCTGCAACGCAGCTCGCCCATTCAGGACGACCCCCGGCCCGGCGCCGATCAACTGGCGACCATCATCTACACCTCCGGTACCACCGGCATGCCCAAGGGCGTAATGCACAGCTTCGGTAACCTGGGATTCGCCACCTCTCGCGGCACACAATTGTTTGGCCTGAATGAGTCGGATCGGTTGCTGTCCTACCTGCCGCTGTGCCACGTTGCCGAGCGCATGTTCGTCGAACTGGCGGCTATCTATACCGGACAGACTGTGTTCTTTGCCGAAAGCCTCGACACCTTCCTCACCGACTTGCGTCGCGCGCGGCCGACGGCACTGTTTGGCGTGCCGCGTATCTGGACCAAGTTCCAGATGGGTGTGTACAGCAAGATCCCGGCAAAACGCCTCGACTTCCTGCTCGGTCTGCCGATCATCGGCAAGCGAGTCGGTCACAAAGTGTTGGCCGGTCTGGGGCTGGATGCCTTGCGTGTGGCCTTGTCCGGTGCGGCACCGGTGCCGCTGACCTTGTTGCGCTGGTATCAGAAACTCGGGCTCGACGTACTGGAGGTCTATGGCATGACCGAAAGCTGTGGTTACTCGCACATCTGCCTGCCGGGCCAGTACAAGGAAGGATGGATCGGCAAGCCGTGCCCTGAGGTCGAAGTGCGAATCGACGATGCGGGCGAGGTACAGGTGCGTAGCCACGCGACCATGCTCGGCTATTACAAGGAACCGCAGAAAACCGCTGATACCCTCACCGAAGACGGCTTCTTGCGTACCGGCGACAAGGGCGAGCAGGACGCTGAAGGCAACCTGCGCCTGACCGGACGCCTGAAGGAAATCTTCAAGACCAGCAAAGGCAAATATGTGGCACCGGCACCCATCGAGAACCGCCTGGCGGTTCATTCGCGCATCGAACAGGTGTGCGTGGTGGGGGACGGCCTGAGTGCACCATTGGGCTTGTGCGTGCTATCGGCGGTAGGGCAACAGGAGGCGCGGGCCGGGTTGCATTCGAGCCTGGAAAAACTGCTGGAAGAGGTCAACAACGCCTTGGACAAGCATGAGCGTTTGCGTCAGCTGGTGGTGGTCAAGGACAGTTGGGCCGTGGAGAACGGCTTTCTGACACCCACGCTGAAGATCAAGCGCAACGTGATCGAAGCCGCCTACGGATCGCGCTTCGAGGAATGGAGCGAGCGCGGCGAAGCGGTGCTGTGGCAGGATTGA
- a CDS encoding GNAT family N-acetyltransferase: protein MPLQCLQSLSEVTAETWDALVPEDQPFLSHAFLSALEDSGSVGPHSGWQAEHLLHVEGDRLIAALPGYRKWHSYGEYVFDHAWADACERAGIDYYPKFLSAVPFSPVSGPRLLAARVEDGFELLKSLPGYLEIEQLSSAHINFTDPFTDAALAEQPGWLQRIGCQYHWQNRDYRDFQDFLDALSSRKRKQMRKEREQVAGQGFEFEWLEGRQLTQAQWDFVYACYANTYAVRRQRPYLTREFFSLLAERMPQSIRVVLAKQGSRPVAMAFSLVGKDSFYGRYWGCLAEFDRLHFETCFYQGMDYAIVNGYQRFDAGAQGEHKLIRGFEPVITHSWHYLRHPGLKAAVKDFLQQERVGVMAYAEEARTALPYRQE, encoded by the coding sequence ATGCCGTTGCAATGCCTGCAAAGTCTGTCCGAAGTGACCGCCGAAACCTGGGACGCCCTGGTGCCCGAGGACCAGCCGTTTCTCAGTCACGCCTTCCTGAGTGCGTTGGAGGACAGTGGCAGTGTGGGTCCTCATTCCGGCTGGCAAGCCGAGCATTTACTGCATGTCGAAGGCGATCGATTGATTGCCGCCTTGCCGGGTTATCGCAAATGGCATTCCTACGGCGAGTACGTGTTCGACCACGCCTGGGCCGACGCCTGCGAGCGCGCCGGGATCGATTACTACCCCAAGTTTCTTTCCGCCGTGCCGTTCAGTCCGGTCAGTGGCCCGCGATTGCTGGCTGCCCGTGTCGAGGACGGTTTCGAGTTGCTCAAAAGCCTGCCGGGTTATCTGGAGATCGAACAACTCTCCAGTGCTCACATCAATTTCACCGACCCTTTCACCGATGCCGCCTTGGCCGAGCAGCCAGGCTGGCTGCAACGTATCGGCTGCCAGTACCACTGGCAGAACCGCGACTATCGGGACTTCCAGGATTTCCTAGATGCCTTGAGCTCGCGCAAGCGCAAACAGATGCGCAAGGAACGCGAGCAAGTGGCGGGGCAGGGCTTTGAGTTCGAATGGCTGGAAGGGCGGCAACTGACCCAGGCGCAGTGGGATTTTGTCTATGCCTGCTATGCCAATACCTACGCGGTACGCCGGCAGAGGCCTTACCTGACGCGGGAATTTTTCAGCCTGCTGGCCGAACGCATGCCGCAATCGATTCGCGTGGTGCTGGCCAAACAAGGCTCACGTCCGGTGGCGATGGCGTTCAGTCTGGTGGGGAAGGACAGTTTCTACGGTCGTTACTGGGGATGCCTGGCGGAGTTTGATCGCCTGCACTTTGAAACCTGCTTCTATCAGGGCATGGACTACGCGATTGTCAATGGCTACCAGCGCTTCGACGCCGGAGCCCAGGGTGAGCACAAGTTGATTCGCGGCTTTGAACCGGTGATCACCCATTCCTGGCATTACCTGCGGCATCCGGGGTTGAAGGCGGCGGTCAAAGACTTCCTTCAGCAGGAGCGGGTAGGGGTGATGGCGTATGCGGAGGAAGCGAGGACGGCTTTGCCTTATCGCCAGGAGTGA
- a CDS encoding hotdog fold thioesterase, whose translation MTLWRTTPDIEKLNAIQKNTIGEVLDIRFEAFDDESLTASMVIDHRTHQPYGLLHGGASVVLAESVGSMASFLCIDSSKFYCVGLEINANHLRGLRSGRVTAVAKPIHIGRTTHVWDIRLTSDEGKASCVSRLTMAVVPLGENPPGR comes from the coding sequence ATGACTCTGTGGCGCACCACTCCCGACATCGAAAAGTTGAACGCAATCCAGAAAAACACCATCGGCGAGGTGCTGGATATTCGCTTCGAAGCCTTCGATGACGAATCCCTGACCGCGAGCATGGTCATCGACCATCGCACCCACCAGCCTTATGGCCTGTTGCATGGCGGCGCCTCGGTGGTGCTGGCCGAGAGCGTCGGTTCCATGGCCAGCTTCCTGTGCATCGACTCCAGCAAGTTTTACTGCGTGGGCCTGGAAATCAACGCCAACCATTTGCGCGGTTTGCGCAGTGGACGGGTGACGGCTGTGGCCAAGCCCATTCACATCGGCCGCACCACCCACGTCTGGGACATTCGCCTGACCAGCGATGAGGGCAAGGCCAGTTGCGTTTCGCGCCTGACCATGGCGGTGGTGCCGCTGGGTGAGAATCCACCCGGACGTTGA
- a CDS encoding alpha/beta hydrolase: MNHVVEEVRLSLPHIELAAHLFGPEDGLPVIALHGWLDNANSFARLAPKLKGLRIIALDMAGHGHSGHRPIGAGYAMWDYAHDVLQVAEQLGLKRFALLGHSMGAIASVIIAGSFPERVTHLALIDGVIPPTDKGENAAERMGMALQAQLDLREKRKPVYSTLERAVEARMKGLVAVSREAAELLAQRGLMPAPGGYTWRTDSRLTLPSPLRLTTEQAMAFVQRIACPAKLVVAGGGMLAKHPELLERLPFSREQLPGGHHLHLNDEHGADLVADCFNRFFAIP; the protein is encoded by the coding sequence ATGAACCACGTTGTCGAAGAAGTTCGCCTGAGCCTGCCGCATATCGAGTTGGCGGCACACCTGTTCGGCCCGGAAGACGGTTTGCCGGTCATTGCCCTGCATGGCTGGCTCGACAACGCCAACAGCTTCGCCCGGCTGGCGCCGAAGCTCAAAGGCCTGCGCATCATTGCCCTGGACATGGCCGGTCACGGTCACTCCGGGCATCGCCCGATAGGTGCCGGCTACGCCATGTGGGATTACGCCCACGATGTCCTGCAAGTCGCCGAACAACTGGGCCTCAAGCGATTTGCGCTGTTGGGGCACTCCATGGGAGCGATTGCCTCCGTGATCATTGCCGGGTCGTTCCCTGAGCGTGTCACTCATCTGGCATTGATCGACGGCGTCATCCCGCCTACCGACAAAGGTGAAAACGCTGCCGAACGCATGGGCATGGCCCTGCAGGCGCAACTGGACCTGCGGGAAAAACGCAAGCCGGTCTACAGCACCCTCGAACGGGCTGTCGAGGCCAGAATGAAAGGGCTGGTGGCCGTCAGCCGCGAAGCCGCCGAACTGCTGGCGCAACGTGGCCTGATGCCGGCACCCGGTGGATACACCTGGCGAACCGACAGCCGCCTGACGCTGCCATCGCCCCTGCGCCTCACCACCGAGCAGGCCATGGCCTTCGTCCAGCGCATCGCTTGCCCGGCAAAGTTGGTAGTGGCCGGCGGCGGCATGCTCGCCAAACATCCTGAACTGCTGGAGCGTCTACCCTTTAGCCGTGAGCAGCTGCCAGGCGGCCATCATTTGCATCTGAATGACGAGCACGGCGCCGATCTTGTCGCAGACTGTTTCAATCGGTTCTTTGCCATTCCTTGA
- a CDS encoding AI-2E family transporter encodes MINNDRMLVQILLLVLFGASVWVMAPFWSALFWGAVLAFASWPLMRLLTRWFNGRESLAAAVLTVGWMVLVAAPLVWLGFNLADHVRDATAFIKDVQVDGLPEAPAWLGSIPLVGKRLMEIWNSIDQQGAAMMVSLKPYLGQVGNWLLARSAQIGGGVLELTLSIVFVFFFYRDGPRLAAFVHSLLERLIGDRAGYYIELVAGTVQRVVNGVIGTAAAQAILALIGFLIAGVPGALVLGIVTFLLSLIPMGPPLVWIPATAWLAWKGDYTMAAFLGIWGTFIISGVDNVLKPYLISRGGNLPLVIVLLGVFGGLLAFGFIGLFIGPTLLAVAYSLLTDWSKSQARV; translated from the coding sequence ATGATCAATAACGATCGGATGCTGGTGCAGATCCTGCTTTTGGTGCTGTTCGGGGCGAGCGTCTGGGTGATGGCGCCGTTCTGGTCGGCGCTGTTCTGGGGCGCGGTGCTGGCCTTTGCCAGTTGGCCGCTGATGCGCCTGCTGACCCGCTGGTTCAATGGCCGCGAATCCCTGGCGGCCGCGGTGTTGACCGTGGGCTGGATGGTACTGGTGGCGGCGCCCCTGGTCTGGCTGGGGTTCAACCTGGCCGATCATGTGCGTGATGCCACGGCGTTCATCAAGGATGTGCAGGTCGATGGCCTGCCGGAAGCGCCCGCCTGGCTGGGCAGCATTCCGTTGGTGGGCAAGCGTCTGATGGAGATCTGGAACAGCATCGACCAGCAGGGCGCGGCCATGATGGTGTCGCTCAAACCCTATCTCGGGCAGGTCGGTAACTGGCTGCTGGCGCGCAGCGCACAGATCGGCGGTGGCGTACTCGAGCTGACCCTGAGCATCGTTTTCGTGTTCTTTTTCTATCGCGACGGGCCGCGACTGGCGGCTTTCGTCCATAGCCTGCTGGAGCGCCTGATCGGCGATCGCGCCGGCTACTACATCGAGCTGGTTGCGGGCACCGTGCAACGGGTGGTCAACGGGGTAATCGGTACCGCTGCGGCCCAGGCGATTCTGGCGCTGATCGGCTTCCTGATTGCCGGGGTTCCGGGGGCCCTTGTACTGGGCATCGTAACCTTCCTGCTCAGCCTGATTCCCATGGGACCGCCGCTGGTGTGGATTCCGGCCACGGCCTGGCTGGCCTGGAAAGGTGACTACACGATGGCGGCGTTCCTCGGTATCTGGGGCACTTTCATCATCAGCGGCGTGGACAACGTGCTCAAGCCTTACCTGATCAGTCGCGGCGGGAATCTGCCCTTGGTGATCGTGCTGCTTGGGGTGTTTGGCGGGTTGCTGGCGTTTGGTTTCATCGGCCTGTTCATCGGGCCGACATTGCTGGCGGTGGCGTACAGTCTGCTGACCGACTGGAGCAAGAGTCAGGCGCGGGTCTGA
- a CDS encoding alpha/beta fold hydrolase, with product MSQQIFFAHANGFPSGTYGKLFAALAPEYQVTHLEQHAHDPRFPADDNWYNLVDELIHHLRQQSAPVWGVGHSFGGVLHLHAALRCPELYRGVVMLDSPVLTRADQWVIRAAKRFGFIDRLTPAGRTLGRREEFADLESARRYFAGKTLFRGFDPDCFDAYLQHGLQQVGDKLRLRFDPATEISIYRGVPHTSPGRTRQLQVPLAVVRGHKSRVVMRHHASSVGRMPQGESLSMPGGHMFPLERPQDTAAMLKKLFSRWDGRQQDCA from the coding sequence ATGTCGCAACAGATATTTTTCGCCCACGCCAACGGATTCCCTTCGGGCACCTATGGCAAATTGTTCGCGGCGCTGGCGCCCGAGTATCAGGTGACGCATCTGGAGCAACATGCCCATGACCCGCGTTTTCCGGCGGACGACAACTGGTACAACCTGGTGGATGAGCTGATCCATCATCTGCGCCAGCAATCCGCGCCCGTGTGGGGTGTCGGTCATTCTTTCGGTGGTGTTTTGCACCTGCATGCGGCCTTGCGCTGCCCCGAGCTGTACCGCGGGGTGGTCATGCTCGATTCACCGGTACTGACCCGCGCGGATCAATGGGTTATCCGTGCCGCCAAGCGTTTCGGTTTCATCGATAGGCTGACCCCGGCTGGCCGCACACTGGGAAGGCGTGAAGAGTTCGCCGATCTTGAAAGCGCCCGGCGCTATTTCGCCGGCAAGACCCTGTTTCGTGGTTTCGATCCGGACTGCTTCGATGCCTACCTGCAGCACGGCTTGCAGCAAGTCGGCGACAAGCTGCGCCTGCGCTTCGATCCGGCCACGGAAATCAGCATCTACCGTGGTGTCCCTCACACCAGCCCTGGCCGCACCCGGCAATTGCAGGTGCCACTGGCGGTGGTGCGCGGGCACAAGAGCCGGGTGGTGATGCGTCATCACGCCAGCTCGGTCGGGCGCATGCCCCAGGGCGAATCCCTGTCCATGCCCGGTGGCCATATGTTCCCCCTCGAACGTCCCCAGGACACGGCCGCGATGCTGAAAAAACTGTTCAGCCGCTGGGACGGTCGCCAACAGGATTGCGCATGA
- a CDS encoding DUF4389 domain-containing protein, whose protein sequence is MSDQKLEAKYESILLRVLWMIVFVLVWQVAQFILGAVVLVQLIYRLIYGAPSASLMNFGDSLSQFLAQIGRFGSFHSDQKPWPFADWPAPRTPEGEAPHVVAPAPHPARDEEPKL, encoded by the coding sequence ATGAGCGATCAAAAACTGGAAGCCAAATACGAGTCCATTCTGTTGCGGGTGCTGTGGATGATCGTTTTTGTGCTGGTCTGGCAAGTAGCGCAGTTCATCCTGGGCGCCGTTGTACTGGTGCAGTTGATCTATCGTTTGATCTATGGCGCCCCAAGCGCCAGCCTGATGAATTTCGGCGACAGTCTGAGCCAGTTTCTGGCGCAGATCGGCCGGTTCGGCAGTTTTCACAGCGACCAGAAGCCTTGGCCGTTCGCCGATTGGCCAGCGCCGCGTACGCCGGAAGGTGAAGCGCCGCACGTCGTGGCGCCAGCCCCACATCCGGCCCGAGATGAGGAACCCAAGCTATGA
- the sixA gene encoding phosphohistidine phosphatase SixA, translated as MKLWVLRHGEAEPHGAQPHDSQRALTDHGREEVLRSAARLIGQPVTAIYSSPYLRAQQTAQLVRDALGFEPEIRTVDWLTPETDPDKVAEQLVSVSNVLLVSHNPLVGNLLSYLQHGAGHPPEKVSTAGLAELKGEELLIGSMKLNSIKHP; from the coding sequence ATGAAACTCTGGGTATTGCGTCATGGTGAAGCCGAACCACACGGGGCTCAGCCCCACGATTCGCAGCGGGCGTTGACCGACCATGGTCGTGAAGAAGTGCTGCGCAGTGCTGCCCGGTTGATCGGGCAGCCTGTCACCGCGATCTATTCCAGCCCTTATTTGCGTGCGCAGCAGACCGCGCAACTGGTGCGTGATGCCCTGGGTTTCGAGCCGGAGATCCGCACCGTCGATTGGCTGACCCCGGAAACCGATCCGGACAAGGTGGCCGAGCAACTGGTGTCGGTCAGCAATGTCCTGCTGGTCAGCCACAACCCGCTGGTGGGCAACCTGCTGAGCTACCTGCAGCATGGCGCCGGGCATCCACCGGAAAAAGTCAGCACCGCCGGCCTTGCCGAATTGAAGGGCGAGGAACTGCTGATCGGATCGATGAAGCTCAACAGCATCAAGCACCCATAA
- a CDS encoding putative porin, producing MRLASTKTAAALCGGLLLAMSVPATAAVDAKLLDMLKANGSITNAQYTELQAELARDQKDQQIARQAQQETNEQIAATAKKTNELSTFDQKLAWAAKTQFKGDVRFRQETVQNDGVPNNKDQNRQRVRARLGAYTEINPQVDTGIRIATGNNDDPRSTNQSLDNYFDKKQIWLDQGYVDYHPDAIKNLHIVGGKMPQQWVSMGDIIWDSDISPEGLSLSYKYPLSGNTELFGSAGHYTLKDNVDGEGVQFKHDLRLYAGQLGARFAITDNLKMTLGGSVYGYDNDDNITPVAGVIPGQLAINGNSPNEQFKLYEGFGQLDIGGLAVPLSLYGQYVNNKDASNDQDTGWLTGVKTKVYGFAIDYNYRDVQRNSVVGAFTDSDFANGFTGSRGSKLKVSYELDKNFALGATYFMATSDQTNANINKKDSDINTLQLDAEAKF from the coding sequence ATGCGTCTTGCTTCCACGAAAACTGCGGCGGCCCTGTGTGGTGGCCTGCTGTTGGCCATGAGTGTTCCGGCCACTGCCGCAGTCGACGCCAAACTGCTCGACATGCTCAAGGCTAACGGCTCGATTACCAACGCCCAGTACACCGAACTGCAAGCCGAACTGGCCCGCGATCAGAAAGACCAACAAATCGCCCGTCAGGCTCAGCAAGAGACCAACGAGCAAATCGCAGCAACTGCGAAGAAAACCAATGAGCTGAGCACTTTCGACCAGAAGCTCGCCTGGGCTGCCAAGACCCAATTCAAGGGCGACGTGCGTTTCCGTCAGGAAACCGTGCAAAACGACGGCGTACCGAACAACAAGGACCAGAACCGTCAGCGCGTTCGTGCCCGCCTGGGTGCCTACACCGAGATCAACCCGCAGGTTGATACCGGTATCCGTATCGCCACCGGCAACAACGATGACCCGCGTTCCACCAACCAGAGCCTGGACAACTACTTCGACAAGAAGCAGATCTGGCTGGACCAGGGTTACGTCGACTACCACCCCGACGCCATCAAGAACCTGCACATCGTTGGCGGCAAGATGCCACAGCAATGGGTGAGCATGGGCGACATCATCTGGGATAGCGACATCAGCCCCGAAGGTCTGTCGCTCTCGTACAAGTACCCGCTGAGCGGCAACACCGAACTGTTCGGTAGCGCCGGTCACTACACCCTCAAGGACAACGTCGATGGCGAGGGCGTGCAGTTCAAACACGACCTGCGTCTGTACGCCGGCCAGCTGGGCGCGCGCTTTGCCATCACCGACAACCTGAAAATGACCCTGGGCGGCAGCGTCTACGGTTACGACAACGATGACAACATCACTCCGGTTGCCGGCGTGATCCCAGGCCAGCTGGCGATCAACGGCAACAGCCCGAACGAGCAGTTCAAGCTGTACGAAGGCTTCGGTCAGCTGGACATCGGTGGCCTGGCAGTACCGCTCTCGCTGTACGGTCAGTACGTCAATAACAAGGACGCCAGCAACGACCAGGACACTGGTTGGTTGACTGGTGTGAAGACCAAAGTCTACGGCTTCGCCATCGACTACAACTACCGCGACGTGCAGCGTAACTCGGTGGTGGGTGCCTTCACCGACTCCGACTTCGCCAACGGCTTCACCGGTTCGCGCGGCAGCAAGCTGAAAGTGAGCTACGAGCTGGACAAGAACTTCGCCCTGGGTGCCACCTACTTCATGGCAACCTCGGACCAGACCAACGCCAACATCAACAAGAAAGATTCGGACATCAACACCCTGCAACTGGATGCCGAAGCCAAGTTCTGA
- a CDS encoding NAD(P)H-dependent glycerol-3-phosphate dehydrogenase, whose protein sequence is MTEQRPIAVLGGGSFGTAVANLLAENGHQVLQWMRDPEQAEAIRVNRENPRYLKGIKVLPGVTPVTDLQATLEACDLNFVALPSSALRSVLAPHAERLRGKMLVSLTKGIEAHTFKLMSQILEEIAPQARIGVLSGPNLAREIAEHALTATVVASEDEALCEQVQAVLHGRTFRVYASADRFGVELGGALKNCYAIIAGMAVALNMGENTKSMLITRALAEMTRFAVNQGANPMTFLGLAGVGDLIVTCSSPKSRNYQVGFALGQGLSLEEAVNRLGEVAEGVNTLKVLKAKAQEVGVYMPLVAGLHAILFEGRTLEQVIGLLMRGEPKTDVDFISTSGFN, encoded by the coding sequence ATGACTGAACAGCGCCCGATTGCGGTTCTGGGAGGCGGAAGTTTTGGTACCGCCGTGGCTAACCTGCTGGCCGAAAACGGACATCAGGTCCTGCAATGGATGCGTGATCCGGAACAGGCGGAAGCCATTCGGGTCAATCGCGAGAACCCGCGTTATCTCAAAGGCATCAAGGTTCTGCCGGGTGTGACCCCGGTGACAGACCTGCAAGCCACCCTCGAAGCCTGCGACCTGAATTTCGTCGCGCTGCCCTCCAGCGCGCTGCGCTCGGTGCTGGCGCCGCACGCCGAGCGGCTGCGCGGCAAAATGCTGGTGAGCCTGACCAAGGGCATTGAGGCCCACACCTTCAAACTCATGAGCCAGATCCTCGAAGAGATCGCCCCGCAGGCGCGCATCGGCGTGTTGTCCGGGCCGAACCTGGCCCGTGAAATCGCCGAACACGCGCTGACGGCCACCGTGGTCGCCAGCGAAGACGAAGCGCTCTGCGAGCAGGTGCAAGCCGTGTTGCATGGTCGTACGTTCCGCGTGTACGCCAGCGCCGACCGTTTTGGCGTCGAACTGGGCGGCGCATTGAAGAACTGCTACGCGATCATCGCCGGGATGGCCGTGGCGCTGAACATGGGCGAAAACACCAAGAGCATGCTGATCACACGGGCGCTGGCGGAGATGACCCGCTTTGCGGTGAATCAGGGCGCCAACCCGATGACGTTCCTGGGGCTGGCGGGCGTGGGCGATTTGATCGTCACCTGTTCGTCGCCCAAAAGCCGCAATTACCAGGTCGGATTTGCCCTCGGCCAGGGCTTGAGCCTGGAAGAGGCAGTGAACCGCCTGGGCGAAGTCGCCGAAGGCGTGAATACCCTCAAGGTGCTCAAGGCCAAGGCTCAGGAAGTGGGGGTCTACATGCCGCTGGTCGCCGGATTGCACGCGATTCTGTTCGAAGGGCGCACGCTTGAGCAGGTGATCGGGTTACTGATGCGCGGCGAGCCAAAAACCGATGTCGACTTCATTTCCACCAGCGGTTTCAACTGA
- a CDS encoding DUF4892 domain-containing protein — protein MRSLSLLALFSFSPLLFAADVPGSQDLPIVPRMVDAQIVDYRPAVELERIYPLGSIRKISGQLRFDSQVSARGNTTSVTYELPPEHSAIDAFTAAREALQKQDAQLLFWCQARDCGESSLWANEVFGNAKLYGSDNEQAYLLLRLAAPKDNTLVALYSITRGNRKAYVHVEQFEAAAPLGDLRPTSATLLRELKSTGELDFPTLTDASDETWVRLISRGLNLDATLRVSLSGPKAEDWRQALIGQGVRAARMETGSAEGSGLHFQLLR, from the coding sequence ATGCGATCTCTCAGCCTGCTGGCGCTGTTCAGTTTCAGTCCCTTGTTGTTTGCCGCTGATGTTCCAGGCAGTCAGGATCTGCCGATCGTGCCACGCATGGTCGATGCGCAGATCGTCGACTATCGCCCGGCCGTGGAACTGGAGCGGATTTATCCTCTTGGCTCGATCCGCAAGATCAGCGGCCAACTACGCTTCGACAGCCAGGTCAGCGCCCGTGGCAATACCACCTCAGTGACCTACGAATTGCCACCGGAACATTCCGCCATCGACGCTTTCACCGCCGCCCGCGAAGCCTTGCAGAAGCAGGACGCCCAGTTGCTGTTCTGGTGTCAGGCCCGGGATTGCGGCGAAAGCAGCCTGTGGGCCAACGAGGTGTTCGGCAATGCCAAGCTCTACGGTTCCGACAACGAACAGGCATACCTGCTGTTGCGTCTGGCGGCACCGAAGGACAACACGCTGGTGGCGCTTTACAGCATCACCCGTGGCAATCGCAAAGCCTACGTGCATGTCGAACAGTTCGAGGCGGCGGCCCCGCTGGGCGATTTGCGACCAACGTCCGCGACCTTGCTGCGCGAACTCAAGAGCACCGGCGAACTGGACTTCCCCACACTGACCGACGCATCGGATGAAACCTGGGTGCGCCTGATTTCCCGTGGCCTGAACCTCGACGCAACTTTACGGGTCAGTCTTTCAGGACCGAAGGCCGAAGACTGGCGCCAGGCCCTGATCGGGCAGGGCGTGCGTGCGGCACGCATGGAAACCGGCAGCGCCGAAGGCTCTGGCCTGCACTTCCAGCTACTGCGATAA